The following proteins come from a genomic window of Nocardiopsis sp. YSL2:
- a CDS encoding phosphotransferase — protein sequence MRMTHQHGRRALEALGAELDGSWRLGMLDATVSATATRAGARYWLRVAPVRDETSWVRADAIEESQALAERVPMPRLADSTEWEATDPEDGQVRVRAHLFEYVDQRAVSSEPAITTEPAVDDRWWERLHVSHETIRSSTTAGPSRSAEHVARWVRKVAPDLDTSDLRWESSHGDWHWANLLSPELVVLDWEGFGLAPVGFDAASLLTYSLAHPPTAGRVRSEFADELAGHDGLVAQLYCASWISSAIGAGFHPQLREPLRRHVADLLG from the coding sequence ATGAGGATGACCCACCAGCACGGCCGCCGGGCACTGGAGGCCCTGGGTGCGGAACTCGACGGCTCGTGGCGGCTCGGGATGCTCGACGCCACCGTTTCCGCCACCGCCACCCGCGCGGGAGCCCGCTACTGGCTCCGGGTAGCCCCCGTACGCGATGAGACGTCGTGGGTGCGCGCGGATGCCATCGAAGAATCGCAGGCGCTCGCCGAACGAGTTCCTATGCCCAGGCTCGCCGACAGCACCGAGTGGGAAGCGACCGACCCTGAGGACGGGCAGGTCCGGGTGCGCGCGCACCTGTTCGAGTACGTCGACCAGCGGGCGGTGTCGTCCGAGCCTGCGATCACCACAGAACCGGCAGTGGACGACCGGTGGTGGGAACGCCTCCACGTCTCGCATGAAACCATCCGCTCCTCCACTACCGCCGGGCCGTCCCGGTCGGCAGAGCACGTCGCACGGTGGGTGCGCAAGGTCGCCCCAGACTTGGACACATCGGATCTCCGGTGGGAGTCCTCGCATGGCGATTGGCACTGGGCGAACCTCCTGTCCCCTGAACTGGTCGTGCTCGACTGGGAGGGCTTCGGGCTGGCGCCTGTGGGGTTCGACGCCGCGTCGCTGCTCACGTACTCACTGGCGCACCCGCCGACCGCTGGGCGCGTCCGGTCGGAGTTCGCCGACGAACTGGCCGGGCACGACGGTCTGGTCGCCCAGCTCTACTGCGCATCGTGGATCTCCTCGGCGATCGGCGCGGGATTCCACCCGCAGCTTCGGGAACCCCTGCGACGACACGTGGCAGACCTGCTGGGCTAG